The Candidatus Leptovillus gracilis DNA window ATCGGTAAATACCAAATACTAGAAAAATTAGGCCGCGGCGGCATGGCTGAAGTCTACAAGGCCTACCAGGAAAACCTGGACCGCTACGTCGCTATCAAGTTGATGCACGCCTTTTTAGCCAGTGAACAAGACTTCTTGCAGCGTTTTAAACGTGAAGCGCGCGCCATGGCCGCCATGAACCATGCCAACATCGTCGGCGTGTATGATTTTGACGTTTACCAGGAGGACACCTATTACCTGGTAATGGAATACATCGCCGGAGGCACGCTCAAACAACGGCTGGAAGACCTGACGGAAAAACAGGAAAGCATGGCTCTGGGCAAAGCGGTGCAGCTTGGCTATCAAGTGGCCGAAGCCCTGGATTACGCCCACCGGCATGGCATGGTCCACCGAGACGTAAAACCGGCCAACATCATGCTGGGCGATAATGACCGCGCTCTGCTCACCGATTTTGGCATCGTCAAGATGATGGGCGGGCAAACGATGGCCTACACCGCCACCGGCGCTTTGATCGGCACCCCCTCCTACATGTCCCCGGAACAGGCTATGGGCAAACCCGGCGACAAGCGCGTGCGGACATCTACGCCCTGGGCATCCTGCTCTTCCAAATGACAACGGGACAACTGCCCTACACCGCCGATACGCCCCTCGCCGTCATTATGAAGCATGTCAACGAACCGGCGCCTGAACCGGTTACTTTTAATCCCAATGTGCCAATCGCTTTGCAGGACGTCATTCTCAAGGCAATGGCTAAGGATCCGGATGACCGGTACGAAACAGCCGGTGAGATGGCTGAAGATTTACGCGCTATCCAACTGGATTCTAGCGCCAAATCCGGTGTTTTTGTGGCGGTCTCGGCTGCCGCTGTGCCTTTGACGGCGGCCAAAACGCCCACGCAGGCGGTCCAGGCCAGCACGGCCGTTTCCCGCCACAGCCTTTAGCGCCGGCGTCCATGACAGCACGCC harbors:
- a CDS encoding serine/threonine protein kinase, with translation MSDTLTGRTIGKYQILEKLGRGGMAEVYKAYQENLDRYVAIKLMHAFLASEQDFLQRFKREARAMAAMNHANIVGVYDFDVYQEDTYYLVMEYIAGGTLKQRLEDLTEKQESMALGKAVQLGYQVAEALDYAHRHGMVHRDVKPANIMLGDNDRALLTDFGIVKMMGGQTMAYTATGALIGTPSYMSPEQAMGKPGDKRVRTSTPWASCSSK